The Microcaecilia unicolor chromosome 6, aMicUni1.1, whole genome shotgun sequence genome includes a window with the following:
- the LOC115473039 gene encoding uncharacterized protein LOC115473039 isoform X1: protein MQIPPVHLQFLLTPPPSRMETKTADPESEDRARGSGAEDAQPVISKQKAVIADNAESSMCSAHGPAGPVYVANKRKDPKKKTKAIASQPFSPFAEATTEKRGHGKNPKDVETAPQKPATDEGSADSLSNPGTTVWSLPPAQRVDTNSPWPNPPSFPGWTMPQPMTRGTVARATNIPGPMMVQYQPPNYAPMPPYGQSWVYPPQAPYGAWPGYGVAQYQPQPSAAAGAVGHLTGVPPFPAHALSPGIPEPGYTFPKLAVMGREHVHSGVPAPTAMQVGAGETRDMTGSLEWRYAPSTTAPDTVTITEHNTQGCFQVDGDNLHSIKHSWLAFTIIETSLLGFKEPVSIISFKDTPYRTMQSWEKTR, encoded by the exons ATACCACCTGTCCATCTCCAGTTTCTACTAACCCCACCCCCGAGCAGAATGGAAACAAAGACCGCAGATCCTGAGAGCGAAGACCGCGCACGAGGGAGCGGCGCAGAGGATGCACAGCCTGTAATTTCAAAACAGAAGGCAGTCATAGCTGACAACGCAGAGAGCTCAATGTGCAGTGCTCATGGGCCGGCGGGACCAGTTTACGtggcaaacaaaagaaaagaccccaaaaagaaaaccaaagcGATAGCAAGTCAACCTTTCTCACCATTTGCGGAGGCAACAACGGAGAAGAGAGGGCACGGAAAGAACCCCAAGGATGTGGAGACAGCACCACAGAAACCAGCGACGGATGAGGGTTCAGCAGATTCCCTGAGTAACCCAGGGACAACTGTGTGGAGTCTCCCACCGGCGCAGCGAGTGGACACGAATAGCCCCTGGCCGAACCCCCCGTCCTTTCCTGGATGGACAATGCCTCAACCAATGACTCGGGGCACAGTAGCACGGGCCACGAATATCCCGGGGCCAATGATGGTGCAATACCAACCTCCTAACTACGCCCCAATGCCACCGTACGGCCAGAGCTGGGTTTACCCCCCGCAGGCACCTTATGGAGCATGGCCGGGATATGGTGTTGCGCAATACCAACCGCAGCCATCAGCAGCAGCGGGGGCAGTCGGACACCTGACGGgcgttccaccattcccagcgcaTGCATTGTCCCCGGGCATTCCGGAACCCGGCTACACCTTCCCGAAATTGGCTGTAATGGGAAGAGAACACGTACACAGTGGCGTCCCTGCGCCAACCGCAATGCAAGTAGGCGCGGGCGAAACGAGAGACATGACGGGCAGCCTAGAGTGGAGATATGCCCCATCAACAACTGCCCCAG atacagtgaccataactgaacacaatactcaag GCTGCTTTCAAGTTGACGGAGATAATTTGCATTCCATTAAACATTCTTGGCTtgctttcaccattattgaaacctctctactgggattcaaagagcctgtttcaataatatccttcaaggatactccatacCGAACCATGCAGTCCTGG GAAAAGACTAGATGA
- the LOC115473039 gene encoding uncharacterized protein LOC115473039 isoform X2 has product MQIPPVHLQFLLTPPPSRMETKTADPESEDRARGSGAEDAQPVISKQKAVIADNAESSMCSAHGPAGPVYVANKRKDPKKKTKAIASQPFSPFAEATTEKRGHGKNPKDVETAPQKPATDEGSADSLSNPGTTVWSLPPAQRVDTNSPWPNPPSFPGWTMPQPMTRGTVARATNIPGPMMVQYQPPNYAPMPPYGQSWVYPPQAPYGAWPGYGVAQYQPQPSAAAGAVGHLTGVPPFPAHALSPGIPEPGYTFPKLAVMGREHVHSGVPAPTAMQVGAGETRDMTGSLEWRYAPSTTAPGKD; this is encoded by the exons ATACCACCTGTCCATCTCCAGTTTCTACTAACCCCACCCCCGAGCAGAATGGAAACAAAGACCGCAGATCCTGAGAGCGAAGACCGCGCACGAGGGAGCGGCGCAGAGGATGCACAGCCTGTAATTTCAAAACAGAAGGCAGTCATAGCTGACAACGCAGAGAGCTCAATGTGCAGTGCTCATGGGCCGGCGGGACCAGTTTACGtggcaaacaaaagaaaagaccccaaaaagaaaaccaaagcGATAGCAAGTCAACCTTTCTCACCATTTGCGGAGGCAACAACGGAGAAGAGAGGGCACGGAAAGAACCCCAAGGATGTGGAGACAGCACCACAGAAACCAGCGACGGATGAGGGTTCAGCAGATTCCCTGAGTAACCCAGGGACAACTGTGTGGAGTCTCCCACCGGCGCAGCGAGTGGACACGAATAGCCCCTGGCCGAACCCCCCGTCCTTTCCTGGATGGACAATGCCTCAACCAATGACTCGGGGCACAGTAGCACGGGCCACGAATATCCCGGGGCCAATGATGGTGCAATACCAACCTCCTAACTACGCCCCAATGCCACCGTACGGCCAGAGCTGGGTTTACCCCCCGCAGGCACCTTATGGAGCATGGCCGGGATATGGTGTTGCGCAATACCAACCGCAGCCATCAGCAGCAGCGGGGGCAGTCGGACACCTGACGGgcgttccaccattcccagcgcaTGCATTGTCCCCGGGCATTCCGGAACCCGGCTACACCTTCCCGAAATTGGCTGTAATGGGAAGAGAACACGTACACAGTGGCGTCCCTGCGCCAACCGCAATGCAAGTAGGCGCGGGCGAAACGAGAGACATGACGGGCAGCCTAGAGTGGAGATATGCCCCATCAACAACTGCCCCAG GAAAAGACTAG